In Flavobacterium okayamense, a single window of DNA contains:
- a CDS encoding DASH family cryptochrome, whose translation MHVEKGNKKILWFRNNLRTHDASYWKYMAPNDEVIAVYCIEPNWFEVTNHGWKKMEVFRAKFLLESLQVLQQNLSKFGIQLYVFQKSASEAFQDIYSEFPFDTIISQNEWNSEEFLIENAIKTTFPNVKWNTFYDQFLIHPEDLLFSIQDLPNVFTAYRKKVEQNWDVKNCVELPNEKFTSVELSFSKEILTLEDLGYESMSIDHRSAFPFEGGENAALKHLKEYIWDYQQIKTYKETRNELVGVNYSTKFSAWLANGSLSPRIIYQEIRKFEQEVIANESTYWVLFELLWRDFFKCVSLKFGDALFYQSGILNRKYHWKQNPTVIQNWIDGKTEYDFVNANMLELKLTGWMSNRGRQNVASYFAKEKEQDWRIGASYFEAFLIDYDVHSNYGNWNYLAGVGNDPRDRKFNIELQAKNYDAFHVFRNLWLTKNKVEV comes from the coding sequence ATGCATGTAGAAAAAGGAAATAAAAAAATACTTTGGTTTCGAAATAATCTTCGAACACACGATGCTTCTTATTGGAAATATATGGCTCCAAATGATGAAGTAATTGCGGTGTATTGCATTGAACCAAATTGGTTTGAAGTAACTAACCATGGTTGGAAGAAAATGGAAGTTTTTCGAGCCAAATTTTTATTGGAATCACTACAAGTTTTACAACAAAATCTTTCCAAATTTGGTATTCAACTGTATGTTTTTCAGAAATCAGCATCAGAAGCCTTTCAAGATATTTATAGTGAATTTCCATTCGATACAATTATTTCTCAAAATGAATGGAATTCTGAAGAATTTTTAATTGAAAATGCAATAAAGACAACATTTCCAAATGTAAAATGGAATACATTTTATGATCAATTTCTAATTCATCCTGAAGATTTACTTTTTTCAATACAAGATTTGCCAAATGTTTTCACAGCTTATCGTAAAAAAGTGGAGCAAAATTGGGATGTTAAAAATTGTGTTGAACTTCCAAATGAAAAATTTACTTCAGTCGAGTTATCTTTTTCAAAAGAAATACTAACATTAGAAGATTTAGGTTATGAATCGATGTCAATAGATCATCGTTCTGCATTTCCTTTTGAGGGAGGAGAAAATGCGGCTTTAAAACATTTGAAAGAATATATTTGGGATTACCAACAAATAAAAACGTATAAAGAAACTCGCAACGAATTAGTAGGAGTAAATTATAGTACAAAATTTTCGGCTTGGTTAGCAAATGGTTCGCTTTCTCCTAGAATAATTTATCAGGAAATCAGAAAATTTGAACAAGAAGTTATAGCAAACGAATCAACCTATTGGGTTTTGTTTGAATTATTGTGGCGCGATTTTTTCAAATGTGTAAGTTTAAAATTTGGCGATGCATTGTTTTACCAAAGTGGGATTTTAAATAGAAAGTATCATTGGAAGCAAAATCCGACCGTTATTCAAAATTGGATTGATGGTAAAACCGAATATGATTTCGTAAATGCTAATATGCTCGAATTGAAATTAACGGGTTGGATGAGTAATCGTGGCCGACAAAATGTAGCGAGCTATTTTGCTAAAGAAAAAGAACAAGATTGGCGCATCGGTGCGAGTTATTTTGAAGCTTTTTTAATTGATTATGATGTGCATTCTAATTATGGCAATTGGAATTATTTAGCAGGTGTAGGAAACGATCCTCGAGATAGAAAATTCAATATCGAGTTGCAAGCAAAAAATTATGATGCGTTTCACGTTTTTCGCAATTTATGGTTAACTAAAAATAAAGTAGAAGTATGA
- a CDS encoding TetR family transcriptional regulator C-terminal domain-containing protein, with the protein MATKKKKLTAETISDSYIEFVLLNGKMPNSVYEFSKSNGFEEAEFYQFFTSFEQIEQDFFKQMFDYTLSMIHKSDNYETYDAKQKLSVFYFTFFEVATANRSFANYLLVQEKNKLKSLSKLKSLRNSYLEFVKAILENPIKSDIEKFNKVQSKVLVEGAWAQFLSILKYWLDDTSPNFEKTDVFIEKSIKASFDVLYSVPFESVLDFGKFLWKEKMNM; encoded by the coding sequence ATGGCAACAAAAAAGAAAAAATTGACAGCAGAAACAATTTCAGATAGTTATATAGAATTTGTTTTATTAAATGGAAAAATGCCAAATTCTGTATACGAGTTTTCAAAAAGTAATGGTTTCGAAGAAGCTGAATTTTATCAGTTTTTCACTTCTTTCGAACAAATTGAACAAGATTTTTTCAAGCAAATGTTTGATTATACTTTATCAATGATTCATAAATCAGACAACTATGAAACGTATGATGCAAAACAGAAATTATCAGTCTTCTACTTTACGTTTTTTGAAGTTGCAACTGCTAATAGAAGTTTTGCAAACTATTTATTGGTTCAAGAAAAGAATAAATTAAAATCATTATCTAAACTGAAATCACTTCGAAATTCCTATTTAGAATTTGTTAAAGCGATTCTTGAAAATCCAATTAAATCTGATATTGAAAAATTCAATAAAGTTCAAAGTAAGGTTTTAGTTGAAGGGGCTTGGGCACAGTTTTTATCTATTTTAAAATATTGGCTAGATGATACTTCTCCAAATTTTGAAAAAACTGATGTTTTCATTGAAAAATCAATTAAAGCAAGTTTTGATGTTTTGTATAGTGTCCCTTTTGAAAGCGTTTTAGACTTTGGAAAATTTCTTTGGAAAGAGAAAATGAATATGTAA
- a CDS encoding TIGR03643 family protein: MELNIEQIDRIIEMAWEDRTPFEAIEFQFGLPEKEVIKLMRTELKRSSFNRWRKRVNSGVSQKHLHKRNPEINRFKCALQRQITGNKISKR; the protein is encoded by the coding sequence TTGGAACTAAATATTGAGCAAATAGATAGAATTATTGAAATGGCTTGGGAAGATAGAACACCTTTTGAAGCTATCGAATTTCAGTTTGGATTACCTGAAAAGGAAGTCATTAAATTAATGCGTACAGAATTGAAACGATCTTCTTTCAATCGTTGGCGCAAAAGAGTAAATTCTGGAGTAAGTCAAAAGCATTTACACAAACGCAATCCAGAAATTAATCGATTCAAATGTGCCTTACAAAGACAAATAACAGGAAATAAAATAAGCAAAAGATGA
- the gldA gene encoding gliding motility-associated ABC transporter ATP-binding subunit GldA gives MSIVVENISKFYGEQKALNSVSFSVKKGEIVGFLGPNGAGKSTLMKILTTYLTPDEGKAEVNGFDVLTQSKDVQKSVGYLPEHNPLYLDLYIREYLAFNADVYKVSSSRIDEVIALTGLTPESHKKISQLSKGYRQRVGLACALLHDPEVLILDEPTTGLDPNQLVEIRELIKNVGKNKTVFLSTHIMQEVEAICDRIIIINKGELVEDKSLQSLTKNEIEHQIIQVEFDIIIDEAKIEFENLINIQTKDNISWELTFESTDDMRPKVFDFAQSNNLKILQMSKKSKKLEDIFREKTN, from the coding sequence ATGTCGATAGTAGTTGAAAATATTTCCAAGTTTTATGGTGAACAAAAAGCCCTTAATTCAGTAAGTTTTTCTGTTAAAAAAGGAGAAATCGTTGGTTTTCTTGGGCCAAATGGAGCTGGAAAATCGACCCTTATGAAAATTTTGACTACTTATTTAACTCCCGACGAAGGAAAAGCAGAAGTTAATGGCTTTGATGTTTTGACTCAATCAAAAGATGTTCAAAAATCAGTTGGTTATTTACCTGAACACAATCCATTATATTTAGATTTATACATTAGAGAATACTTAGCTTTTAATGCAGATGTTTATAAAGTTTCATCTTCAAGAATTGATGAAGTAATTGCATTAACTGGACTAACTCCTGAAAGTCATAAGAAAATTAGTCAACTCTCAAAAGGATATAGACAAAGAGTAGGTTTAGCATGTGCTTTGTTACATGATCCAGAAGTTTTAATTTTAGATGAACCTACAACAGGATTAGATCCAAATCAATTGGTTGAAATCAGAGAATTAATTAAAAATGTTGGAAAAAATAAAACCGTTTTTCTTTCGACTCATATTATGCAAGAAGTTGAAGCTATTTGCGATCGAATTATAATTATTAATAAAGGTGAACTAGTTGAAGATAAATCTCTTCAATCTCTAACTAAAAATGAAATTGAACATCAAATTATTCAAGTTGAATTTGATATTATCATTGATGAAGCTAAGATTGAATTTGAAAACCTTATAAATATACAAACCAAGGATAATATTAGCTGGGAATTAACTTTTGAATCTACAGATGATATGAGACCTAAAGTATTTGATTTTGCTCAATCAAACAACTTAAAGATTTTACAAATGTCTAAAAAGAGTAAGAAATTGGAAGACATCTTTAGAGAGAAGACAAATTAA
- a CDS encoding cryptochrome/photolyase family protein has protein sequence MILRVILGDQLNPNHSWFKEKNQENYLYVMMEMYSETNYVMHHHKKMVAFFDAMRNFHHWLQNQKLNTVYYKLTDKENKQTFTENIPFIIEKYNIQEVHFQFPDEKRLYDEFKKLKKELSIPVKAFDSEHFYCSLQELAELGKEKKYELLENFYRHVRKKHHVLLENEKPLGGKWNYDAENRNKWKEEFSVPKVLTFDNLVDEIISDLEATKIKTFGQNAKVSQFPNSREQALAQFDYFLKQLLPHFGTYQDAMHTNEVMLFHSNLSFALNVKMISPKEIVDKTEAYFYDNQDTIELAQVEGFIRQIIGWREYVRMMYWNHFDTMKKGNFFHHKRSLSEVFWTGKSKMNCVAYCAQNSLDNAYAHHIQRLMVLGNFALLMETHPDEVDAWYLGVYADAIEWVQLPNTRGMSQFADGGKIATKPYVSSGNYIDKMSNYCSDCSYDKKKKYEENSCPFNSLYWNFLDRNREKLEDNRRMKMMYALLNKMDKTELSKTLNRANHLLETRNF, from the coding sequence ATGATTTTACGAGTTATTTTAGGTGACCAACTCAATCCAAATCACTCTTGGTTTAAAGAAAAAAATCAAGAAAATTATCTATATGTGATGATGGAAATGTATTCGGAAACGAATTATGTAATGCATCATCACAAGAAAATGGTGGCGTTTTTCGATGCGATGCGAAATTTTCACCATTGGTTACAAAATCAAAAACTAAACACAGTTTATTATAAGCTCACTGATAAGGAAAATAAACAAACTTTTACTGAAAACATTCCGTTTATAATTGAAAAATACAATATTCAAGAAGTTCATTTTCAATTTCCAGATGAAAAACGTTTGTATGATGAATTCAAAAAATTAAAAAAAGAACTTTCTATTCCTGTAAAAGCTTTTGATAGCGAACATTTTTATTGTTCATTACAAGAGCTTGCAGAATTGGGAAAAGAAAAGAAATACGAATTGCTTGAAAATTTTTATCGTCATGTAAGAAAAAAGCATCATGTTTTGCTTGAAAATGAAAAGCCTTTGGGTGGAAAATGGAATTATGATGCCGAAAACCGCAACAAATGGAAAGAAGAATTTTCGGTTCCAAAAGTGTTGACTTTTGATAATTTAGTTGATGAAATTATTTCCGATTTAGAGGCAACAAAAATTAAAACGTTCGGACAAAATGCTAAAGTTTCTCAGTTTCCTAATTCAAGAGAGCAAGCTTTAGCGCAATTTGATTATTTTTTAAAACAATTATTGCCGCATTTTGGAACGTATCAAGATGCTATGCATACGAATGAAGTGATGCTTTTTCATTCCAATTTATCTTTTGCTTTGAATGTAAAAATGATAAGTCCAAAAGAAATCGTTGATAAAACCGAAGCTTATTTTTATGATAATCAAGATACAATTGAATTAGCACAAGTAGAAGGTTTTATTCGTCAAATCATAGGTTGGCGCGAATATGTACGAATGATGTATTGGAATCATTTCGATACAATGAAAAAAGGGAACTTCTTCCATCATAAACGTTCACTTTCGGAAGTGTTTTGGACAGGGAAATCAAAAATGAATTGTGTAGCATATTGTGCGCAAAACTCTTTAGATAATGCCTATGCGCATCATATTCAACGATTAATGGTTTTAGGAAACTTTGCTTTACTAATGGAAACTCATCCTGATGAGGTTGATGCATGGTATTTAGGGGTTTATGCTGATGCAATTGAATGGGTACAATTACCGAACACGCGTGGCATGAGTCAGTTTGCCGATGGTGGAAAAATAGCAACAAAACCTTATGTTTCTTCTGGAAATTATATTGACAAAATGAGTAATTATTGCTCGGATTGTAGTTATGATAAAAAAAAGAAGTATGAAGAAAATAGTTGTCCGTTTAATAGTTTATACTGGAATTTTTTAGATAGAAACAGAGAAAAATTAGAAGATAACAGAAGAATGAAAATGATGTATGCCTTGTTGAATAAAATGGATAAAACGGAATTATCAAAAACCTTAAATCGAGCAAACCATTTATTAGAAACTAGAAATTTTTAA
- a CDS encoding tetratricopeptide repeat protein, protein MKKIILTLVFVMVAQLNFASVNDSILSQARKYFEEGNYTEAIKTYRQFIKTSTDSDLKSVYIELANSYYKSNDKKNAVGAIKEAITKYGFNEADFIYNQTILPKLSDYALSVLYDDLDGLHRKYLATLD, encoded by the coding sequence ATGAAGAAAATTATACTTACACTAGTTTTTGTAATGGTTGCACAGTTAAACTTTGCAAGCGTAAATGATTCAATACTTTCTCAAGCTAGAAAATATTTTGAAGAAGGAAATTATACAGAAGCAATTAAAACGTATAGGCAGTTTATAAAGACTTCTACAGATTCTGATTTAAAAAGCGTTTACATTGAGTTAGCTAACTCATACTATAAAAGTAATGACAAGAAAAATGCTGTAGGCGCTATTAAAGAGGCTATAACGAAATATGGTTTCAATGAGGCTGATTTTATTTACAATCAAACAATATTACCTAAATTATCAGATTATGCTTTATCAGTATTGTATGATGATTTAGATGGATTGCACAGGAAGTATCTTGCAACCTTAGATTAA
- a CDS encoding prephenate dehydratase has product MVSKIAIQGIKGSFHHQVATEYFQNNDIVIECSSFKKVMETLRLGLAKYGVIALENSIAGTILPNYALMDKYNTFIVGEHYVNINMNLLALKGQKIEDLKEVHSHPIALLQCADFFDQYPNIKLVESSDTANAAKKIQENQLNGIGALAGDIAAELYKLEILKPSVHTVKSNKTRFVVLEASNTRKIEKKINKASLKFELDDTPGNLATVLNVINNCKLNLTKIQSLPIIEKPFSYSFFIDVVFEKRKHYEKAKSLLDIMTLDFKVLGEYQSGNQN; this is encoded by the coding sequence ATGGTAAGTAAAATTGCAATTCAAGGGATTAAAGGATCATTTCACCACCAAGTGGCAACAGAATATTTTCAAAATAATGATATTGTTATTGAGTGTAGTTCTTTTAAAAAGGTGATGGAAACATTACGTTTAGGTTTAGCAAAATATGGAGTTATTGCATTAGAAAATTCTATTGCTGGTACTATTTTACCTAATTATGCATTAATGGACAAATACAATACATTTATTGTTGGCGAACATTATGTAAATATCAATATGAATTTATTGGCCTTAAAGGGTCAAAAAATAGAAGATTTAAAAGAAGTTCATTCGCATCCCATTGCGCTTTTACAATGTGCCGATTTTTTTGATCAATATCCAAATATTAAATTAGTGGAAAGTAGCGATACAGCTAATGCTGCAAAAAAAATTCAAGAAAATCAATTAAACGGAATTGGTGCTTTGGCTGGAGACATTGCAGCCGAATTGTATAAATTAGAAATTTTAAAACCAAGTGTTCATACGGTTAAAAGTAATAAAACACGATTTGTAGTTTTAGAAGCAAGTAATACTCGAAAAATAGAAAAGAAGATTAACAAAGCTTCATTAAAATTTGAACTAGATGATACACCTGGAAATTTAGCTACGGTATTAAATGTTATTAATAATTGCAAATTGAACTTAACAAAAATTCAATCCTTACCGATTATAGAAAAACCTTTTAGTTATTCGTTTTTTATAGATGTGGTTTTTGAAAAAAGGAAACATTACGAAAAAGCGAAATCACTTTTAGATATAATGACTTTAGATTTTAAAGTGTTAGGAGAATATCAATCAGGAAATCAAAATTAA
- the folE gene encoding GTP cyclohydrolase I FolE has translation MTKNPNTKNLNLVQFSSDEIGDNHMFTSVETPLKKDAFLMSDEEKKQKISFHFREIMEVLGLDLTDDSLKGTPDRVAKMYVEEIFSGLKPDNKPKVALFENKYQYNQMLVEKDITFYSNCEHHFVPIYGKVHVAYISNGTVIGLSKINRIVQYFAKRPQVQERLTMQIANELKFILGTEDIAVIIDAKHLCVSSRGIQDDTSATVTNYFGGAFEEPHKVETLLKFIKK, from the coding sequence ATGACAAAGAATCCGAATACCAAAAATCTGAATTTAGTTCAATTTTCATCAGATGAAATTGGAGACAATCACATGTTCACATCTGTTGAAACACCTTTAAAAAAAGATGCGTTTTTAATGTCTGATGAAGAAAAGAAACAAAAAATTTCTTTTCACTTTAGAGAGATAATGGAAGTTTTAGGCCTCGATTTAACCGATGATTCCTTAAAAGGAACTCCAGATAGAGTAGCTAAAATGTATGTAGAAGAAATCTTCTCGGGCTTAAAACCAGATAATAAACCTAAGGTTGCTCTTTTTGAAAATAAATACCAATACAATCAAATGTTGGTTGAAAAAGACATCACGTTTTATTCAAATTGTGAACATCATTTTGTGCCTATTTATGGTAAAGTACACGTGGCTTATATTTCAAATGGAACTGTAATCGGATTATCAAAAATTAATAGAATTGTGCAGTATTTTGCGAAACGACCACAGGTTCAAGAGCGCTTAACTATGCAAATTGCAAACGAATTAAAATTTATTTTAGGAACCGAAGATATAGCAGTAATAATTGATGCAAAACACCTCTGTGTTTCTTCAAGAGGAATTCAAGATGACACTTCCGCAACGGTAACCAATTATTTTGGAGGCGCATTTGAAGAACCACACAAAGTGGAAACATTATTAAAATTTATAAAAAAATAG
- a CDS encoding bifunctional 3-deoxy-7-phosphoheptulonate synthase/chorismate mutase type II encodes MENRKDIRKWLDDFNLSHPLVIAGPCSAETEEQVLKIAHELKDSDVSIFRAGIWKPRTRPGGFEGVGAIGLKWLQKAKAETGMLMATEVATAAHVQLALEHDIDVLWIGARTTVNPFAVQEVADALKGTDKIVLLKNPVNPDLSLWLGGLERLYNADIKKLGVIHRGFSTYEKTKYRNNPEWQIAIELQSRFPDLPLICDPSHITGKRDMIKDVSQQALDLNFDGLIIETHIDPDNAWSDAAQQVTPAALKQMFIDLKVRKETDEADDYNLRLAKLRTQIDEYDEKILEILGGRMKIADQIGVLKKEKNVAILQNKRWNEILGKMILDGEKKGLSEEFVLQLFKAIHQESINHQEKVYKK; translated from the coding sequence ATGGAGAACAGAAAAGACATCCGAAAATGGTTAGACGATTTTAATTTATCTCATCCACTAGTAATTGCTGGTCCATGTAGTGCAGAAACAGAAGAACAAGTTTTAAAAATAGCTCATGAATTAAAAGATTCAGATGTTTCTATTTTCAGAGCAGGAATATGGAAACCAAGAACAAGACCAGGAGGTTTTGAAGGCGTAGGCGCAATCGGTTTAAAATGGTTGCAAAAAGCTAAAGCAGAAACAGGAATGTTAATGGCAACAGAAGTTGCTACGGCTGCACATGTGCAACTAGCTTTAGAACACGATATTGATGTTTTATGGATAGGAGCGCGTACAACTGTAAATCCATTTGCGGTGCAAGAAGTTGCAGATGCGTTGAAAGGAACTGATAAGATTGTTCTATTGAAAAATCCAGTAAACCCAGATTTATCTCTATGGTTAGGCGGATTAGAACGCTTGTACAATGCCGATATTAAAAAATTAGGGGTTATTCATAGAGGTTTCTCTACCTATGAAAAAACGAAATATCGTAACAATCCGGAATGGCAAATTGCCATTGAATTACAAAGTCGTTTCCCAGATTTACCTCTTATTTGTGATCCTTCACATATTACAGGTAAAAGAGATATGATTAAAGATGTTTCGCAACAAGCGTTAGATTTAAACTTTGATGGATTAATTATTGAAACACATATAGATCCTGATAATGCTTGGAGTGATGCTGCACAGCAAGTAACTCCTGCTGCTTTAAAGCAAATGTTTATTGATTTAAAAGTCAGAAAAGAAACGGATGAAGCAGACGATTACAATTTAAGATTAGCTAAATTGAGAACGCAAATTGATGAGTATGACGAAAAAATCTTAGAGATTTTGGGAGGAAGAATGAAAATTGCAGATCAAATTGGGGTGTTAAAAAAAGAGAAAAACGTAGCCATTTTGCAAAATAAACGTTGGAACGAAATATTAGGAAAAATGATTTTAGATGGTGAAAAAAAAGGACTTAGTGAAGAATTTGTACTTCAACTATTTAAAGCCATACATCAAGAAAGTATAAATCACCAAGAAAAAGTTTATAAAAAATAA
- a CDS encoding ABC1 kinase family protein yields MKKIDSIPTNKIERVAKLVTTGAKVGGNYLKYYGEKVINPSLTKDKLHEENATDIYDGLKELKGSALKVAQMLSMEKNLLPKSYVEKFSLSQFSVPPLSAPLVRKTFKNYFKQYPEDLFDSFSPDSINAASIGQVHQAEMDGKKLAVKIQYPGVRDSIKTDIALVKPVAVRMFNLQGTSDEYFQEVEDKLTEETDYQLELFQSEQTRKDCSVIENLKFPKYYPEYSCERIITMDWMKGVHLSEFCEKETSQEKRDKIGQTLWNFYMYQIHKLKKFHADPHPGNFLVDEEANLIAIDFGCMKEIPDSFYKPYFEVATPEALADKDYFEAKLYELEILKETDSVKEKEFFSKMFHELLSVFTQPVQAEEFDFSNPTFFAQIAALSEKFSNDKTLRKMNGSRGSKHFIYVNRTFFGLYNLMFDIKAKIKVNDFERYLS; encoded by the coding sequence ATGAAAAAAATTGATTCCATTCCAACCAATAAAATTGAGCGTGTTGCTAAATTAGTTACAACAGGTGCAAAAGTTGGTGGAAATTACCTAAAATATTATGGCGAAAAAGTCATAAACCCCTCGTTAACCAAAGATAAACTGCACGAAGAAAACGCAACTGACATTTACGATGGATTAAAAGAACTCAAAGGAAGTGCGCTGAAAGTTGCTCAAATGCTAAGCATGGAAAAAAACCTTTTGCCCAAATCGTATGTAGAAAAATTTTCATTATCGCAATTTTCGGTGCCTCCTTTATCAGCGCCCTTAGTTCGTAAAACATTTAAAAATTACTTCAAACAGTATCCTGAGGATTTATTTGATTCGTTTTCACCAGATTCTATCAATGCTGCAAGTATTGGTCAAGTTCACCAAGCGGAGATGGACGGGAAAAAGTTAGCGGTTAAAATTCAATATCCAGGAGTTCGAGACAGTATTAAAACGGATATTGCTTTGGTAAAACCAGTAGCAGTTAGAATGTTTAATTTACAAGGAACTTCTGATGAATATTTTCAAGAAGTAGAAGATAAATTAACAGAAGAAACCGATTATCAGTTAGAATTGTTTCAAAGTGAACAAACGAGAAAAGATTGTTCAGTTATTGAAAATTTAAAGTTTCCTAAATATTATCCTGAATATTCTTGCGAAAGAATTATTACCATGGATTGGATGAAAGGTGTGCATCTTTCTGAATTTTGTGAAAAGGAAACTTCGCAAGAAAAAAGAGATAAAATAGGACAAACATTATGGAATTTTTACATGTACCAAATTCATAAATTGAAAAAATTTCATGCCGACCCGCATCCTGGAAACTTTTTAGTTGATGAAGAAGCCAATTTAATCGCGATTGATTTTGGTTGTATGAAAGAAATTCCAGATTCGTTTTACAAACCCTATTTTGAAGTAGCTACTCCAGAAGCGCTTGCGGATAAAGATTATTTCGAAGCAAAATTATATGAATTAGAAATTTTAAAAGAAACCGATTCAGTTAAAGAGAAGGAGTTTTTCTCTAAAATGTTTCATGAATTATTATCGGTTTTTACGCAACCCGTCCAAGCGGAAGAATTTGATTTTTCAAACCCAACATTTTTTGCTCAAATCGCAGCATTAAGTGAGAAGTTTTCAAATGATAAAACACTCCGAAAAATGAATGGAAGTAGAGGTTCGAAACACTTTATATATGTAAACCGAACATTTTTTGGTTTGTACAACCTAATGTTTGATATAAAAGCAAAAATAAAAGTAAACGATTTTGAAAGATACCTTTCATAA
- a CDS encoding DUF2256 domain-containing protein — translation MPTKVCLACKQPFSWRKKWAKNWEEVKYCSDACRKRK, via the coding sequence TTGCCGACAAAGGTTTGTTTAGCTTGTAAGCAACCTTTTTCATGGCGAAAAAAATGGGCGAAGAATTGGGAGGAAGTCAAATATTGTAGCGATGCATGTAGAAAAAGGAAATAA
- a CDS encoding SDR family NAD(P)-dependent oxidoreductase yields MKTYLIIGGSKGITKEVVKLLSANGDFCYMISQTKPDFDYNGEHFSLNVLQDELPQLPQLDGIVYGVGTINLKPFNRLTNEDYKLDMEVNFFGAVKVIQNYLPNIKASESASLVLFSSVAAQRGMPFHASIAAAKGAVEGFTKSLAAELAPKIRVNAIAPSLVNTPLASGILRNEKIVENMEVKHPLKRILQPEDVAQTVKFLLGDNSKGITGQIFIQDNGLISLSY; encoded by the coding sequence ATGAAAACTTATTTAATAATTGGCGGAAGCAAAGGAATTACAAAAGAAGTAGTAAAACTACTTTCAGCAAATGGTGACTTTTGCTACATGATTTCGCAAACTAAACCCGATTTTGATTACAACGGCGAACATTTTTCTTTAAATGTATTACAAGATGAATTACCGCAATTGCCTCAATTAGACGGAATCGTTTATGGAGTTGGTACTATTAATTTAAAACCATTTAACAGATTGACGAATGAAGATTACAAGCTCGATATGGAAGTCAATTTTTTTGGCGCAGTAAAAGTTATCCAAAATTATTTGCCTAATATAAAAGCTTCTGAAAGCGCAAGTTTAGTTTTATTTAGTTCTGTAGCAGCTCAACGAGGAATGCCTTTTCATGCAAGTATTGCTGCTGCAAAAGGAGCAGTAGAAGGTTTTACAAAAAGTTTAGCAGCCGAATTAGCGCCAAAAATTAGAGTAAATGCCATTGCGCCATCTTTAGTAAATACGCCTTTAGCTTCGGGAATTTTACGAAATGAAAAAATAGTAGAAAACATGGAAGTAAAACATCCTTTAAAAAGAATTTTACAACCCGAAGACGTTGCGCAAACTGTTAAGTTTCTATTAGGAGATAATTCAAAAGGAATAACAGGGCAAATATTCATTCAAGATAACGGATTAATTTCTCTGAGTTATTGA